A stretch of the Leopardus geoffroyi isolate Oge1 chromosome B2, O.geoffroyi_Oge1_pat1.0, whole genome shotgun sequence genome encodes the following:
- the LOC123609874 gene encoding tubulin beta-4B chain-like, producing MSESDFLSGRRQVTVLGLGLPTAVGEAGASVVQGPSCGLVFFSPQFWEVISDEHGIDPTGSYHGDSDLQLERINVYYNEAAGNKYVPRAILVDLEPGTMDSVRSGPFGQIFRPDNFVFGM from the exons ATGTCAGAGTCTGACTTCCTGTCTGGGAGGCGGCAGGTGACCGTCCTGGGGCTGGGACTTCCCACCGCAGTGGGCGAGGCAGGAGCCAGCGTGGTGCAAGG GCCATCatgtggtttggtttttttttctccccagttttGGGAGGTCATCAGTGATGAGCATGGGATCGACCCCACTGGCAGTTACCATGGAGACAGTGACTTGCAGCTGGAGAGAATCAATGTGTACTACAACGAAGCTGCTG GTAACAAATACGTACCTCGGGCCATCCTGGTGGATCTGGAGCCAGGCACCATGGACTCGGTCAGGTCTGGACCATTTGGTCAGATCTTCAGGCCAGACAACTTCGTGTTCGGTATGTAG
- the TUBB2A gene encoding tubulin beta-2A chain has translation MREIVHIQAGQCGNQIGAKFWEVISDEHGIDPTGSYHGDSDLQLERINVYYNEAAGNKYVPRAILVDLEPGTMDSVRSGPFGQIFRPDNFVFGQSGAGNNWAKGHYTEGAELVDSVLDVVRKESESCDCLQGFQLTHSLGGGTGSGMGTLLISKIREEYPDRIMNTFSVMPSPKVSDTVVEPYNATLSVHQLVENTDETYSIDNEALYDICFRTLKLTTPTYGDLNHLVSATMSGVTTCLRFPGQLNADLRKLAVNMVPFPRLHFFMPGFAPLTSRGSQQYRALTVPELTQQMFDSKNMMAACDPRHGRYLTVAAIFRGRMSMKEVDEQMLNVQNKNSSYFVEWIPNNVKTAVCDIPPRGLKMSATFIGNSTAIQELFKRISEQFTAMFRRKAFLHWYTGEGMDEMEFTEAESNMNDLVSEYQQYQDATADEQGEFEEEEGEDEA, from the exons ATGCGCGAGATCGTGCACATCCAGGCGGGCCAGTGCGGCAACCAGATCGGCGCCAAG ttttGGGAGGTCATCAGTGATGAGCATGGGATCGACCCCACTGGCAGTTACCATGGAGACAGTGACTTGCAGCTGGAGAGAATCAATGTGTACTACAACGAAGCTGCTG GTAACAAATACGTACCTCGGGCCATCCTGGTGGATCTGGAGCCAGGCACCATGGACTCGGTCAGGTCTGGACCATTTGGTCAGATCTTCAGGCCAGACAACTTCGTGTTCG GCCAGAGCGGTGCTGGAAACAACTGGGCAAAGGGCCACTACACAGAGGGAGCCGAGCTGGTCGACTCGGTCCTGGACGTGGTGAGGAAGGAATCAGAAAGCTGTGACTGTCTGCAGGGCTTCCAGCTGACCCACTCACTGGGGGGCGGCACAGGGTCTGGGATGGGCACCCTGCTCATCAGCAAGATCCGGGAGGAGTACCCCGACCGCATCATGAACACCTTCAGCGTCATGCCCTCGCCCAAAGTGTCAGACACGGTGGTCGAGCCCTACAACGCCACCCTGTCGGTGCACCAGCTAGTGGAGAACACAGATGAAACCTACTCCATTGACAACGAGGCGCTGTACGACATCTGCTTCCGCACCCTGAAACTGACCACCCCCACGTACGGCGACCTCAACCACCTGGTGTCGGCCACCATGAGCGGGGTGACCACCTGCCTGCGCTTCCCGGGCCAGCTGAACGCCGACCTGCGCAAGCTGGCCGTGAACATGGTGCCCTTCCCGCGCCTGCACTTCTTCATGCCCGGCTTCGCGCCGCTCACCAGCCGGGGCAGCCAGCAGTACCGCGCGCTGACGGTGCCCGAGCTGACCCAGCAGATGTTCGACTCCAAGAACATGATGGCCGCGTGCGACCCGCGCCACGGCCGCTACCTGACCGTGGCTGCCATCTTCCGCGGCCGCATGTCCATGAAGGAGGTGGACGAGCAGATGCTCAACGTGCAGAACAAGAACAGCAGCTACTTCGTCGAGTGGATCCCCAACAACGTGAAGACGGCCGTGTGCGACATCCCGCCGCGCGGCCTCAAGATGTCGGCCACCTTCATCGGCAACAGCACGGCCATCCAGGAGCTGTTCAAGCGCATCTCGGAGCAGTTCACGGCCATGTTCCGGCGCAAGGCCTTCCTGCACTGGTACACGGGCGAGGGCATGGATGAGATGGAGTTCACCGAGGCCGAGAGCAACATGAACGACCTGGTGTCCGAGTACCAGCAGTACCAGGACGCCACGGCCGACGAGCAGGGCGAGttcgaggaggaggagggcgaggaCGAGGCTTAA